A genomic region of Gemmata massiliana contains the following coding sequences:
- a CDS encoding beta strand repeat-containing protein, producing MNLGERGEQPKTGRFVPGVEWLEDRTVPAGNVQVMLFDGTLYVAGDDLGNQIWIAGTGTGSVMIRALDDTTTINGQAGPISVSGIKHDLYIRMFGGDDQLLVTSTRNKGTLNVDTGDGNDILGISDAGHRSETTLATGAGDDNVILNGSVFRRYVYLDTGAGDDTVIASSIGVADLGIFNPAGSDYFENRGSTIARPATIGVTSGARPTTDATTTDTTAPTPTITTTASAQTNTSPIAMTVTFDEDVTGFDTSDVTVNNGTVTSFTQQDARVYLLGVTPTGQGTVSVTVGANAATDAAGNGNVASNTVDVTYDNVAPVVAINAQTSNSASPTITGTVDDSASTVQVTVNGTAYTATVSGTTWSVNVTDTLTDGTYSVSATATDAAGNVGTASNATGLTIDAAAPTIIFTTSPTVPTNQSLVTVTITFSEDVTDFTTDDVTVTNGTKSNFQTVTAGRVFTIDVTPTAEGTVAVSVPAGAAVDASGNQNTTNQFSFVYDTTPPAVTVDAASTGEVTGTSSDTAGASGVQKVEISILDANGTGMYYSGSAFDSATEVFLLATTTDGFATWSYALTAPGTYTVNAKATDNAGNVTTISTPQSVVVAADTTPPTATITAAETSPTNAGTIHVTVTFDEDVTDFTASDLTAATTNGTASNLQSTNARTYTFEIVPTADGPVTFTLGAGAVTDLSGNANVSTPFTINSDRTAPVATFTSNQSDPTNASTVVVTIDFGEDVAGVDAADFTVTNGTFTLATVDARHYTVTVTPTGDGQVTVTAAAGTATDAAGNVNAVGTFNFVYDATVPVVSVDASAAATGTITGTASDLTTGVTSVEVSVFDSGTTMYWDGTAFNSATEVFLPATNTGAGLSTWELAGLPPGTYTVNAKATDGAGNIGTNSQTVTVI from the coding sequence ATGAATTTGGGCGAACGTGGTGAGCAGCCGAAGACCGGACGGTTCGTACCCGGCGTGGAATGGTTAGAAGACCGCACGGTCCCGGCCGGTAACGTACAAGTCATGTTGTTCGACGGTACGCTCTACGTCGCGGGCGACGACCTGGGCAACCAGATCTGGATCGCGGGCACCGGGACCGGCAGCGTGATGATCCGCGCGCTCGACGACACGACCACGATCAACGGGCAGGCCGGCCCGATCTCGGTGAGCGGGATCAAGCACGACCTCTACATCCGGATGTTCGGGGGCGACGACCAGTTGCTCGTCACGAGCACGCGCAACAAGGGCACGCTCAACGTTGACACGGGCGACGGGAACGACATCCTGGGCATTTCGGACGCCGGGCACCGCTCCGAAACCACCCTCGCGACCGGGGCCGGTGACGACAACGTGATCCTCAACGGGTCCGTGTTCCGCCGGTACGTGTACCTCGACACCGGGGCCGGCGACGACACGGTGATCGCGTCGAGCATCGGCGTCGCGGACCTCGGCATCTTCAACCCGGCGGGCAGCGACTACTTCGAGAACCGCGGCTCCACCATCGCGCGCCCGGCGACGATCGGTGTCACCAGCGGCGCGCGCCCGACCACGGACGCGACCACAACGGACACGACGGCCCCGACGCCCACCATCACTACCACGGCGTCGGCCCAAACCAACACCAGCCCGATCGCGATGACGGTCACCTTCGACGAGGACGTGACCGGGTTCGACACGTCGGACGTGACCGTGAACAACGGCACCGTCACGTCGTTCACCCAACAGGACGCGCGGGTGTACCTACTCGGGGTCACCCCAACGGGCCAAGGGACAGTGTCCGTAACGGTCGGCGCGAACGCGGCGACCGACGCGGCCGGCAACGGGAACGTGGCCTCGAACACCGTGGATGTGACCTACGACAATGTGGCCCCGGTCGTCGCGATCAACGCGCAGACGTCCAACAGCGCCAGCCCCACCATCACCGGCACCGTGGACGATTCGGCATCGACCGTGCAGGTGACCGTCAACGGAACCGCGTACACGGCGACCGTATCCGGAACCACCTGGAGCGTGAACGTCACCGACACTCTCACCGACGGCACGTACTCGGTCTCCGCGACCGCCACCGACGCGGCCGGCAATGTCGGCACCGCGTCGAACGCGACCGGGCTGACGATCGACGCGGCGGCGCCGACCATCATCTTCACCACGAGCCCGACCGTCCCGACGAACCAGAGCCTCGTGACGGTGACGATCACCTTCAGCGAGGACGTGACCGACTTCACCACGGACGACGTCACCGTCACGAACGGGACGAAGTCGAACTTCCAGACCGTGACCGCGGGCCGGGTCTTCACGATCGACGTGACCCCGACCGCGGAAGGCACCGTCGCGGTCTCGGTCCCGGCCGGCGCCGCGGTCGATGCGTCGGGCAACCAGAACACGACGAACCAGTTCAGCTTCGTGTACGACACGACCCCGCCCGCGGTGACAGTGGACGCGGCCAGCACCGGCGAGGTCACCGGAACGAGCAGCGACACGGCCGGCGCGTCGGGCGTCCAGAAGGTGGAGATCAGCATCCTGGACGCGAACGGCACCGGGATGTACTACTCCGGCAGCGCGTTCGACAGCGCGACGGAAGTGTTCCTCCTGGCCACGACAACGGACGGCTTCGCGACCTGGAGCTACGCGCTCACGGCCCCCGGCACCTACACCGTGAACGCGAAGGCGACCGACAACGCCGGCAACGTGACCACGATCAGCACGCCCCAGTCGGTGGTCGTAGCGGCGGACACGACCCCGCCGACGGCCACGATCACGGCGGCGGAAACGAGCCCGACCAACGCCGGGACGATTCACGTCACCGTCACGTTCGACGAAGACGTGACCGACTTCACCGCGAGCGACCTGACGGCGGCGACCACCAACGGGACCGCGTCCAACCTCCAGTCCACCAACGCGCGGACCTACACGTTCGAGATCGTCCCGACCGCGGACGGCCCCGTTACGTTCACCCTCGGCGCAGGCGCCGTCACCGACCTGAGCGGGAACGCGAACGTCTCCACGCCCTTTACCATTAATTCCGACCGCACTGCCCCCGTAGCCACGTTCACCTCGAACCAGTCCGATCCGACGAACGCCTCCACGGTCGTTGTCACCATCGACTTCGGCGAGGATGTGGCCGGGGTCGACGCGGCGGACTTCACGGTGACCAACGGCACGTTCACGCTCGCTACAGTCGACGCCCGACACTACACCGTCACCGTCACCCCAACGGGCGACGGGCAGGTGACCGTCACCGCCGCCGCGGGTACCGCGACCGACGCGGCCGGCAACGTGAACGCAGTCGGGACGTTCAACTTCGTGTACGACGCTACGGTTCCGGTGGTGTCCGTCGATGCCTCCGCTGCCGCTACCGGGACCATCACGGGCACCGCGAGCGACCTCACCACGGGCGTGACGAGCGTCGAAGTGAGTGTGTTCGATTCGGGCACAACGATGTACTGGGACGGCACCGCGTTCAACAGCGCAACGGAAGTGTTCCTACCCGCGACGAACACGGGCGCCGGGCTCTCAACCTGGGAACTCGCCGGGCTGCCCCCGGGCACCTACACCGTGAACGCGAAGGCGACCGACGGCGCGGGCAACATCGGCACGAACTCACAAACCGTGACGGTGATCTGA
- a CDS encoding aromatic ring-hydroxylating oxygenase subunit alpha — MFTNQHHLKHLLRPHHYTSEEQYRAELRHLFHPAWHPLAVKSDLAKPGDFLTFDLLDTPILIRNFDGELRAFLNVCPHRHSRLTDTARGNAEKLRCQYHGWEFNKDGGTGKIPDAKAFRPWDRDNSCLRRFRVDTCSDLVFVNFSEKGPSLREWIGPLWDVWQEYGGAYRHAGTWEKDFPCNWKVVLENSLESYHIPEVHPYTFKDFPPEENAWHELTDRFTSFKTVPPREFATRAQDWIVRRMGEPVTNEYWHRVLHPHATGSSLDSFRMMQCVFPTGPTSCRYRCIFFTLRGHRQNPLAWALYRALRSISTMIAKKVFAEDGSIYAGVQRGMEVSPHPGVIGTREERVYHFQKFVLDNTRGPRELPLAPAPEVEHANGVCAE; from the coding sequence ATGTTCACGAATCAGCACCACCTCAAGCACCTCCTGCGGCCGCACCACTATACGTCCGAAGAACAGTACCGTGCGGAACTCCGTCACCTCTTTCATCCGGCCTGGCACCCTCTCGCTGTGAAAAGCGACCTCGCGAAGCCGGGCGACTTCCTCACGTTCGACCTGCTCGACACGCCGATCCTGATCCGCAACTTCGACGGCGAGTTGCGCGCGTTCCTGAACGTGTGCCCGCACCGCCACAGCCGCCTGACGGACACAGCGCGCGGGAACGCGGAGAAACTCCGCTGCCAATACCACGGGTGGGAATTCAACAAGGACGGCGGCACGGGGAAGATCCCGGACGCGAAGGCGTTCCGCCCCTGGGACCGCGACAACTCGTGCCTGCGCCGGTTCCGCGTGGACACGTGCAGCGACCTCGTGTTCGTCAACTTCAGCGAGAAAGGCCCGTCGCTCCGCGAGTGGATCGGCCCGCTGTGGGACGTGTGGCAGGAGTACGGCGGCGCGTACCGGCACGCGGGGACGTGGGAGAAGGACTTTCCGTGCAACTGGAAGGTGGTGCTCGAGAACTCGCTGGAGTCGTACCACATCCCGGAAGTCCACCCGTACACGTTCAAGGACTTCCCGCCGGAAGAGAACGCGTGGCACGAACTGACCGACCGGTTCACGTCGTTTAAGACGGTCCCGCCGCGCGAGTTCGCGACCCGCGCGCAAGACTGGATCGTGCGCCGAATGGGTGAGCCGGTGACCAACGAATACTGGCACCGCGTGCTGCACCCGCACGCGACCGGCAGCTCCCTCGACTCGTTCCGCATGATGCAGTGCGTGTTCCCGACCGGCCCGACGTCGTGCCGCTACCGGTGCATCTTCTTCACGCTGCGCGGGCACCGGCAGAACCCGCTGGCGTGGGCGCTGTACCGCGCGCTCCGGTCCATCTCGACGATGATCGCCAAGAAAGTGTTCGCGGAAGACGGGTCGATCTACGCGGGGGTCCAGCGCGGGATGGAGGTCAGCCCGCACCCCGGGGTGATCGGCACGCGCGAGGAGCGCGTGTACCACTTCCAAAAGTTCGTGCTCGACAACACGCGCGGTCCGCGCGAGTTGCCCTTAGCACCCGCGCCCGAAGTCGAGCACGCGAACGGGGTCTGCGCCGAGTAA
- the sppA gene encoding signal peptide peptidase SppA: MRNLFLAILTIPLLVGCGSDRFVVKTRVAGQVETRLDTPPVSPSAGPVKPVVVQPGASRIAIVDVDGLILNTPFVGPLSCGENPVALFREKLEAVACDTCVKAVVLRINSPGGGVAACISMRHDLERFKERTHLPVVACLMDTAAGGAYYLAAGADQIVAGPATVTGGLGVILNLFNLRDLMAQFNVIPQAIKSGEFSDIGTSARALTEGEKAILQAMADEFHNQIIADVKRSRPAATDATAFDGRIFTGSQAKARGLVDHIGDLDEALQLAAGIGCPGTNVRPGAVMYRRTNDPARSIYAVTANVPLQGSGLFPSLPGLDRAKMPTFLSLWQPELSIEKLGGK; encoded by the coding sequence ATGCGCAACCTATTTCTTGCAATTCTGACAATTCCGCTCCTCGTGGGCTGTGGGAGCGACCGCTTTGTGGTCAAAACGCGGGTCGCGGGACAGGTCGAAACCCGCCTCGATACGCCCCCCGTCAGCCCCAGTGCCGGTCCCGTTAAGCCGGTCGTCGTCCAACCCGGCGCGAGCCGGATCGCGATAGTTGATGTCGATGGTCTGATTCTCAACACTCCGTTCGTCGGCCCGTTATCGTGTGGCGAAAACCCGGTCGCTCTGTTTCGCGAGAAACTCGAAGCGGTCGCCTGCGATACGTGCGTAAAGGCCGTCGTGCTCCGCATTAACAGCCCCGGCGGCGGCGTCGCGGCGTGTATTTCGATGCGGCACGATCTCGAACGGTTCAAAGAGCGCACGCACCTGCCTGTGGTCGCGTGCTTGATGGATACCGCTGCGGGCGGAGCGTATTACTTGGCAGCCGGCGCCGACCAAATCGTCGCCGGTCCCGCCACCGTCACCGGCGGACTCGGGGTGATCCTCAATTTGTTCAACCTGCGCGACCTGATGGCGCAGTTCAACGTAATTCCGCAAGCGATCAAGTCGGGCGAGTTCTCCGACATCGGCACCTCCGCCCGGGCGCTGACCGAAGGGGAAAAGGCCATCCTCCAAGCGATGGCCGACGAGTTCCACAACCAGATCATCGCCGATGTGAAGCGGTCGCGCCCGGCCGCAACGGATGCGACCGCGTTCGACGGCCGCATCTTCACCGGCTCGCAGGCGAAAGCCCGCGGGTTGGTCGACCACATCGGCGACCTGGACGAAGCGCTGCAACTCGCGGCGGGGATCGGCTGCCCCGGCACGAACGTGCGGCCCGGTGCGGTGATGTACCGCCGCACCAACGACCCGGCCCGCTCCATCTACGCGGTCACCGCGAATGTGCCGCTCCAAGGCTCGGGGCTGTTCCCGAGTCTGCCGGGCCTCGACCGCGCGAAGATGCCGACGTTCCTGAGCCTGTGGCAGCCGGAACTCTCGATTGAGAAGTTGGGCGGTAAATAA